In one Streptomyces sp. NBC_00597 genomic region, the following are encoded:
- a CDS encoding acyl-CoA dehydrogenase, with the protein MGHYKSNLRDIEFNLFEVLGRDKLYGTGPFGEMDTDTAKSVLSELTRLAENELADSFADADRNPPVFDPATNTAPVPASFKKSYEAFMDSEYWRLGLPEEIGGTTSPRSLIWAYAELLLGSNPAIWMYSSGPAFAGILFEEGNEAQKKVAQIAVEKRWGSTMVLTEPDAGSDVGAGRTKAVQQEDGSWHIEGVKRFITSGEHDMEENILHYVLARPEGHGPGTKGLSLFLVPKFHFDWETGELGERNGVYATNVEHKMGLKASNTCEMTFGDQHPAKGWLIGDKHDGIRQMFMIIEFARMMVGTKAIATLSTGYLNALEYAKERVQGPDLANFMDKTAPKVTITHHPDVRRSLMTQKAYAEGMRALVLYTASVQDAIQVKQAAGEDASAEIGLNDLLLPIVKGYGSERSYEQLAQSLQTFGGSGYLQEYPIEQYIRDAKIDTLYEGTTAIQGQDFFFRKIVRDQGASLNVLSETIKKFLAEAVGGEELAGARDALAKAAVDLEAIVGQMIVDLTATGEDVKNIYKVGQNTTRLLMASGDVVVGYLLLKGAAVAAEKLATASAKDVPFYTGKIAAAKFFASQVLPNVSVARALAESVDNTLMELDEAAF; encoded by the coding sequence ATGGGGCACTACAAGTCGAACCTCCGAGACATCGAGTTCAACCTCTTCGAGGTGCTCGGTCGCGACAAGCTGTACGGCACCGGCCCGTTCGGTGAGATGGACACCGACACCGCCAAGAGCGTCCTGTCCGAGCTGACCCGCCTCGCCGAGAACGAGCTGGCCGACTCCTTCGCGGACGCCGACCGCAACCCGCCGGTCTTCGACCCGGCCACCAACACCGCGCCGGTCCCGGCGTCCTTCAAGAAGAGCTACGAAGCCTTCATGGACTCCGAGTACTGGCGGCTCGGCCTGCCCGAGGAGATCGGCGGCACCACCTCGCCCCGCTCCCTGATCTGGGCCTACGCGGAGCTGCTGCTCGGCTCGAACCCGGCCATCTGGATGTACTCCTCCGGCCCGGCGTTCGCCGGCATCCTCTTCGAAGAGGGCAACGAGGCGCAGAAGAAGGTCGCTCAGATAGCGGTCGAGAAGCGCTGGGGCTCCACCATGGTCCTCACCGAGCCGGACGCCGGCTCGGACGTGGGCGCCGGCCGCACCAAGGCCGTGCAGCAGGAGGACGGCTCCTGGCACATCGAGGGCGTGAAGCGCTTCATCACGTCCGGTGAGCACGACATGGAGGAGAACATCCTCCACTACGTCCTCGCGCGCCCCGAGGGCCACGGCCCGGGCACCAAGGGCCTGTCCCTCTTCCTCGTCCCGAAGTTCCACTTCGACTGGGAGACCGGCGAGCTGGGCGAGCGCAACGGCGTCTACGCGACGAACGTCGAGCACAAGATGGGCCTCAAGGCCTCCAACACGTGCGAGATGACGTTCGGCGACCAGCACCCCGCCAAGGGCTGGCTGATCGGCGACAAGCACGACGGCATCCGCCAGATGTTCATGATCATCGAGTTCGCCCGCATGATGGTCGGCACAAAGGCCATCGCAACGCTCTCGACCGGTTACCTGAACGCCCTGGAGTACGCCAAGGAGCGCGTGCAGGGTCCGGACCTCGCGAACTTCATGGACAAGACCGCGCCCAAGGTCACCATCACGCACCACCCCGACGTGCGCCGTTCGCTGATGACGCAGAAGGCGTACGCCGAGGGCATGCGCGCCCTGGTGCTGTACACGGCCTCCGTCCAGGACGCGATCCAGGTCAAGCAGGCCGCGGGCGAGGACGCCTCCGCCGAGATCGGCCTGAACGACCTGCTCCTGCCGATCGTGAAGGGCTACGGCTCGGAGCGCTCGTACGAGCAGCTCGCCCAGTCGCTGCAGACCTTCGGCGGTTCCGGTTACCTCCAGGAATACCCGATCGAGCAGTACATCCGCGACGCCAAGATCGACACCCTCTACGAGGGCACCACGGCGATCCAGGGCCAGGACTTCTTCTTCCGGAAGATCGTCCGCGACCAGGGTGCCTCGCTGAACGTCCTCTCCGAGACGATCAAGAAGTTCCTGGCCGAGGCCGTCGGCGGCGAGGAGCTGGCCGGCGCCCGCGACGCGCTCGCCAAGGCCGCCGTCGACCTGGAGGCCATCGTCGGCCAGATGATCGTCGACCTCACCGCCACCGGCGAGGACGTCAAGAACATCTACAAGGTCGGCCAGAACACCACCCGCCTGCTGATGGCGTCCGGTGACGTGGTCGTCGGCTACCTGCTGCTCAAGGGCGCGGCCGTCGCCGCCGAGAAGCTGGCCACGGCTTCCGCGAAGGACGTCCCGTTCTACACCGGCAAGATCGCGGCGGCGAAGTTCTTCGCCTCGCAGGTCCTGCCGAACGTCTCGGTCGCCCGCGCGCTGGCCGAGTCCGTCGACAACACCCTGATGGAGCTGGACGAGGCCGCCTTCTAG
- a CDS encoding pirin family protein, protein MPAVTVENPLTLPRVAEPAQETAARKVLAVTTAPGGFEGEGFPVRRAFAGINYQHLDPFIMMDQMGEVEYAPGEPKGTPWHPHRGFETVTYLIDGTFVHQDSNGGGGVINGGDTQWMTAGAGLLHIEAPPESLVVSGGLFHGLQLWVNLPASDKMMPPRYQDIGGGQVQLLSTPDGGALLRVIAGELDGHSGPGITHTPITMIHATVTPGAQVTLPWREDFNALAYVMAGRGSVGTDRRPVHTGQTAVFGEGGSITVRADESQDANTPDLEVILLGGRPIREPMAHYGPFVMNSRQELQQAFDDFQAGRLGTIPTTARERTKSADQHS, encoded by the coding sequence ATGCCTGCAGTGACTGTGGAGAACCCGTTGACGCTCCCCCGCGTCGCCGAGCCCGCCCAGGAGACCGCCGCCCGCAAGGTGCTGGCCGTCACGACCGCCCCCGGTGGGTTCGAGGGCGAGGGGTTCCCGGTGCGCCGCGCGTTCGCCGGGATCAACTACCAGCACCTCGACCCGTTCATCATGATGGACCAGATGGGCGAGGTGGAGTACGCGCCGGGCGAGCCGAAGGGCACCCCCTGGCACCCGCACCGCGGCTTCGAGACCGTCACGTACCTGATCGACGGAACCTTCGTCCACCAGGACAGCAACGGCGGCGGCGGAGTCATCAACGGCGGTGACACCCAGTGGATGACCGCCGGCGCCGGCCTCCTGCACATCGAGGCCCCGCCGGAGTCCCTCGTCGTGTCCGGCGGCCTCTTCCACGGCCTCCAGCTGTGGGTGAACCTCCCCGCCTCCGACAAGATGATGCCGCCGCGCTACCAGGACATCGGCGGCGGCCAGGTCCAGCTGCTGTCCACCCCCGACGGCGGCGCCCTGCTCCGCGTGATCGCCGGTGAGCTGGACGGCCACTCCGGCCCCGGCATCACCCACACCCCGATCACGATGATCCATGCCACCGTCACCCCGGGCGCTCAGGTCACCCTCCCGTGGCGCGAGGACTTCAACGCCCTCGCGTACGTCATGGCCGGCCGCGGCAGCGTCGGCACCGACCGGCGGCCCGTCCACACCGGGCAGACCGCGGTCTTCGGCGAGGGCGGCTCGATCACGGTGCGGGCGGACGAGTCCCAGGACGCGAACACCCCGGACCTGGAGGTCATCCTCCTCGGCGGGCGCCCCATCCGGGAGCCGATGGCGCACTACGGGCCGTTCGTCATGAACAGCCGGCAGGAGCTCCAGCAGGCCTTCGACGACTTCCAGGCGGGCCGGCTGGGAACCATCCCCACCACCGCCCGGGAGCGCACGAAGTCGGCGGATCAGCACTCCTGA
- a CDS encoding ABC transporter permease yields MRTALRSIGRRRRADGTDVADRAGSRAAGIVPSRLSLRDLLSEALAGMLQRPARSALTGLGTVLGVGTFVAILGLTATASSQIDSRFNALTATEIGVTDTAGGGDPQLGRQVPLAFPRDADARAGALNGVRAAGVFWPVPLGDTTVRSAPVAGASGERLPVVAASPGMLRAAGLTLGSGRAYDAFHDGRAEQVAVVGSAMAARLGITTLESRPAVFIGEHPFTVIGIASGADRKPDLLLSVIVPRGTAERLWGPPDNAQRARMLVVTELGAARQVAAELPLALRPDRPDWLTAAPPPDPKTLRAGVTSDLDQLFLLLAAICLVIGAVGIANTTLVAVLERTGEIGLRRALGARGRHITVQFLAESAAQGAVGGLVGTTLGTLTVVGVSALRDWTPVMSPLSVAVAPLIGLVTGVLAGLYPAWRASRTQPAEALRR; encoded by the coding sequence ATGAGGACCGCGTTGCGAAGCATCGGGCGAAGGCGGCGGGCCGACGGGACCGACGTTGCCGACCGTGCGGGGAGCCGCGCGGCAGGGATCGTTCCCTCCCGGCTGTCCCTGCGCGACCTGCTCTCCGAGGCCCTCGCCGGAATGCTCCAGCGTCCCGCCCGCTCGGCGCTGACCGGCCTCGGCACGGTCCTCGGCGTGGGCACCTTCGTGGCGATCCTGGGCCTGACGGCCACCGCCTCCTCGCAGATCGACAGCCGCTTCAACGCACTGACGGCCACCGAGATCGGGGTCACCGACACCGCGGGCGGCGGCGATCCCCAGCTCGGCCGGCAGGTTCCGCTCGCCTTCCCCCGCGACGCGGACGCCCGCGCGGGCGCGCTCAACGGAGTGCGCGCCGCAGGGGTGTTCTGGCCGGTGCCGCTGGGAGACACCACCGTACGGTCGGCCCCGGTCGCGGGCGCGAGCGGTGAACGGCTCCCGGTCGTCGCCGCCTCCCCCGGGATGCTGCGCGCCGCCGGCCTGACGCTGGGCTCCGGCAGGGCGTACGACGCCTTCCACGACGGGCGCGCCGAGCAGGTCGCGGTGGTGGGCTCGGCCATGGCGGCGCGTCTCGGCATCACCACGCTGGAAAGCCGCCCCGCGGTGTTCATCGGCGAGCACCCGTTCACCGTGATCGGCATCGCGAGCGGGGCGGACCGCAAGCCGGACCTGCTGCTGTCGGTGATCGTGCCCCGGGGCACCGCCGAGAGGCTGTGGGGGCCGCCGGACAACGCCCAGCGGGCCCGGATGCTGGTGGTGACCGAGCTGGGGGCGGCCCGCCAGGTGGCCGCGGAACTGCCGCTCGCCCTGCGCCCGGACCGTCCCGACTGGCTCACGGCCGCGCCGCCGCCGGACCCGAAGACGCTGCGGGCGGGGGTGACTTCGGACCTGGACCAGCTGTTCCTGCTGCTGGCGGCGATCTGCCTGGTCATCGGGGCGGTCGGGATCGCCAACACCACGCTCGTCGCGGTGCTGGAGCGAACCGGCGAGATCGGACTGCGCCGTGCGCTGGGCGCCCGCGGGCGGCACATCACCGTCCAGTTCCTGGCCGAGTCCGCCGCGCAGGGTGCGGTGGGCGGCCTGGTCGGCACCACGCTCGGCACCCTGACCGTGGTCGGGGTGTCGGCGCTGCGCGACTGGACCCCGGTGATGTCGCCGCTCAGCGTCGCCGTGGCGCCGTTGATCGGACTGGTCACCGGGGTACTGGCCGGGCTGTACCCGGCGTGGCGGGCCTCCCGTACCCAGCCGGCGGAGGCCCTGCGCCGCTAA
- a CDS encoding SseB family protein → MYGYDQNVSAGQQYAAPQQMAGGYGEQPLYPEPSPPSLADAVRAFTTGSLSAEDFQQIFATSKVYCPRGDTPGFLALHNTQQPVIPMFTTLKELRRYAGKESKYFVITGAEVIDLLPTGYGFVLDMEGDHRMVFDAKAVEQMVDFAMRRMYG, encoded by the coding sequence ATGTACGGCTACGACCAGAACGTGAGCGCGGGGCAGCAGTACGCCGCCCCGCAGCAGATGGCCGGCGGGTACGGCGAGCAGCCGCTGTACCCGGAGCCCTCGCCGCCGTCGCTCGCCGACGCGGTGCGCGCCTTCACGACCGGGTCGCTGTCCGCCGAGGACTTCCAGCAGATCTTCGCCACGTCGAAGGTCTACTGCCCGCGCGGCGACACCCCTGGGTTCCTGGCGCTGCACAACACGCAGCAGCCGGTGATCCCCATGTTCACCACGCTCAAGGAGCTCCGCCGCTACGCAGGCAAGGAGTCCAAGTACTTCGTGATCACGGGCGCCGAGGTGATCGACCTGCTGCCCACCGGGTACGGCTTCGTCCTCGACATGGAGGGCGACCACCGGATGGTCTTCGACGCGAAGGCCGTCGAGCAGATGGTCGACTTCGCGATGCGCCGCATGTACGGCTGA